ctgttcttaaatattttaatttgaaatataaaagatttaaaacgCTAAACAGCTGaatctttaacatttaaaaacagaaaaataaaatattttgtctaaaAATTAAACGCTTCTTTTtcaagtgaaaaaaatattttaatgcttataatttaaaatatctttttcaaaataaatgtttgataaagaaaatgtttaaacgcTGTAATATTTTTGATCTAAACATcattattaaaactaatataatattttgaaatatttaaaacacggagacaagaaataaacatttaaaaattaaacacttaTTTTATGAGTGTTAATCGTCAGTCGATGATTTTGTCAATgattcaaataaaaagtttatctttaaaaatcttataaaaaccATCCATGAATGCTAAAAGAAGGGAACATAACGAATCACAAGGagcaatataaaaataggaACATATGCGAcgtatataaacaaaatgaggAACATATACATGATGTTTAAAAGTAACACGCAAGGAACTTGATTCGGATTTACGTGTATATATTGTACGTTTTCGTGTGTGCATTTACGTGCCTGACATACATTGATATATGAAGTATCGAATCACCACGCGcattacttattttatcaaataaaacgATATGGTCCTAACGTAGCCGTttaaaaatctcattaaaaatcgaaaagtaCAATCGGATTGGTGAACACACATGAAGTATTcacttaaatacataaagttAAAATTCACACACAACTCGTAAGACGTGGGTACGTGCTGTGCTACGTATCGTACCGCAATGTATTATAAACGTAAAATACGAGGCTTGTGTTTACacgattgttaaaaaaaaatgctttttcattttttttcttttctgcaCCGTGGGAATCGATTCTGCGTCTCGTCTCGGTTTTGAGAGAAAGCTTTACACTTATGTTATATATACCAACCGTGGTTTGAACCTTTGGAACGAAGTCTCTCTTACATATTTAGTGCAAAATATTCTTACGTTTTCCGTGGTTcgtcaaataattattattatatatagtagTAATAAAGGATAAAATTCTACAACGAGCCCTCGGGACAATCAACGAGGCTGCGCATTGGCGTTCGGTCGGTCCCCGCGCTTAAAATCTTCGAGTCGAAGGTGACTCTCTATCGCTTTTTCCTCctcattctctttctctgtctccgTTTTACTCACTCATACCCTCTCGCATtcatatttctctttctctctcgttctctcttccATATACCCTGGACTTACTGTCACACTATGCATTCTGCCTAACTTGCACACTGACGTTTGCACAAATACGTACTTACGATATAGttcttacaatattttatatatatattcatttactctattaattatatcaatactGTTGACGGATAGAGATTCATTCACAGATCGCACCAGAGCGAATAATCGTCTCTGACGCGCGACGTGGCGTTAACATTCCTTTTTTTCGCTTCGTTTTCTTCATCCGCAAGCGATATTCTTCAGTTCCCCAGTTACATCGTTCCACCTtccatatttaatataatttttgacataaagttttttttatcacacGCTAAAACACTTGATCTCCTCTATCCTGGAGATCGCCGTCCGTCCGCACGGTGCCCCGAAGCGATATAACGATTTGCGCAATAAACGAATGCGACTGTCGTTCTTGCTTTCTTCTATCTGCCGCCATCGCCATCCAGTTTCTCAGCATCTTCCCATGTCGTCGTGCTGGAGCTGGAGACACCGCGCTACCTCCCCTCCGTTCGAGAATTAGAAAAATCATAGAAACTCGATCAGATACCGCCGCGTTATTGTCCGTCCTCGTCTTTATCCTCGATAGCATCGCAGCATCAACAACGGGGCGTCAGGGGTCATGATTTGGCGCAAGATTTACCTATCAAATCGGAGCACTTTTGCGCCAGCACAAACCACGTTTCCCACTCACTTCATCGAGAGTTCGAAACGTCGTTTTCTGGTCCGAGCCTCTCGTTTTCCCGCGCGAAATGATCCCTAATTACGTTCTGCTAAAATGAAATCATTTGTGACCGCGCTGCGCGAGGAAGTACTCTATCTGTTGTAGGCAGAGCAGTTGCTGCACCAAGCTTTGTAGCGGGTCCTGACCCGGCTGAAGTTGGcccggctgctgctgctgctgctgttgctgctgctgcccTTGGAGTCCCTGCGGCTGCATCAAGCCTCCACCAGTAGACTGAGCAGACGTAGGCGGCAGCATTGTGGTGCCCGGACCTGATTGCTCGGCCAACAACTGTCGTTGCAGCTGTTGCGCCTGATAATGGGCTACCGCCATTAGTTCCGAGGACTCCATGCCCATCgaggcggcggcagcggcggcggcggcggcggcggcggctacGTGACCCAACTGCGGATGCTGCTCCGGATGATGATGGCCCGGTGGTGCTACCGCTGGCAAGCCGCCGGGCTGACAGGCCAGCGTCGGGAGCATGCCGACGTGCGACGACAACCTGCCAGTCATGGAGCCGGCCGCGGAGGCCAAATAGGCGGCGGCAGTGGGGAGGCTAGGATTCTCGCCCCGCTAGGGAGCCACGTTCTTGGGCCTGCGCCCCCGTCGCCCCCTGGTGGGGGGGCGCGGGGACTCCTGGCCTCACTGGCTCACCGCGGGGCTCTTCTTGTCTTGCTGCTGCTGACTGGCGTCCTGCGTTCCCTGTACACCCGCGGCCGCGCCCGCCTGACCACCCTGGACTCCCTAAGCAGCACACACAAGTGCAAGACGCtacattaatatcacattatCTTGCTCTATCAATAGTATACTAATACCTTTTCCttaaactttattgtttttttctttaatcttctTTTCAACCACGATCATCTTTAGTTTTTCCGAGAAATCAACCGAATAATGACATCGAACTCCAAATTCAGAGGTCAAGAATTGTTTCAATATCTGATatcagttattttaataaattagttcaattgattcaacaaaatttggaacttattgaatatttttatacatttaaataaattagggCTGTATAGAGATATATTCTTCAGATTAAAAAATGTGTGGAAAAACGGCGTTACCTGAGAACCAGGACCTCCCTGTGGTGGACCAGGACCGCGATCTGGCGGCCAGGAATTGCCCGGGGTCGGTTCCGAATGGAACTGATGCGGATGAGGTGGTGGTCCACCGGATGCGTCGTGACTATGAGGATCCAGGTTATTTGCGGCATCGTACTGCGTATTTTCCAACCTCGTGATTAACCGTTCATCCTCGTCACCGAATTCTCCACCCATCAAAGAAGGTTCACCCACGACCATCACATCCTAGATCGAAGTGACGAGAAATTTAGTTAGCGCCCGTTTCTCGACGACATTGCACGATCGACGTGCCAACTTCAATGAGAAAAAACCAATTGAGAAATTTACCTGTGACGCTAGAGAAAAATTTGGCCCTGGTGAACGCTTTTTGCTAGGCGCGGGAGGTGCATTGTTGCCCGGTCCAGATGTGCTGCCCTTTCGCTTTCTTCTTTTGCTGGCCGGTCGTTGAgactctgaaaaaaaaataaaaaaaaaaaacacgtcaTGAACACGATGCCGCACGCATTCGTCGGCCGCGCTCGGCCACGTGTGTAGCTACACACTGATAAACTTAAGAGCACTATCCAGCTGTGGACCTTTCTCGTTATCAAAGGTCTCTGACACGCACAAGCACAAGCATGCATTGATGAACAAACAAACACATAGGCATATGTGTCAAGtttatttctatctttctctcacGAGCTACTTTGCACTCTCAAGCGATGTTTACAGAGAAACACGTTTGGTATCATACTCTCTGGCGTTATACGAAGCTTGGTTCCACGGTTTTATCGAGTTTGAACGAATACCGCGAGTGGTTATATCCGAGCTACAAATCACAAGTGAAATGGGAAACGCGATGTACGCACAAGTACGAGCGATAAATGCACGTTGGAAGCCATATAGTGCAACgttaaataatcgaaaaatagCCATCGATATCAATTAacgtaatttatgaaattttaaaaatacaaagttgTAATCATAATAACTCCAGTAATTTAATCGCAAAATGACTTTAAACATTTGGCATAAATTCAATCAAACAAGCAAGATTGTCAATAGGAAAGTGTATTTAATTGCTAGAGATTCCGAACACAAAATCGTCAAGTCTCACACTCGATAAGAAAAAATCGGTGGAACCAAGAATTGCGGCACAAAGCGATAAAGAAGATTGACGACAACGGATTGTCGTGCGCCGTTCCGCGGATGGCAAAAACCGATTTTACGTTGTCTATTAGGATCAACGGTTGTTCAGCGTCCACTGGCTGGTGCTTCTCATGTAAAGCAACTGTTCGTCTACCTCTCTTACCCGGCGGGGCAACTATCCTCTGCCATTTCTGGAACAAGGTCGTCTTCAAACAATCGCGAGGTGACAAAGCATACGCCTTATGCCTCGACATCAGTTCCTGCATTGGCTCCAAAATCACGCATAGCTGTAAAAGAATTACCGTATATATGCACATTACATCTATCGCCGTATAAAGATTAGTTCAACCCTAACGTCAAGTTACTAAACTTTTAATTCCAATagcgtataaaatttaaatgattatacccatttttataatataaaactccttaaaaaaaaagattttgtgagTTTCAAGGGATGACCACACGTTCATTCATAAATAAGACCTAAAGCCTGTTTTCGTCATCGGCGACTTTTCCCGTGTAGAGAAATTATTCGAGACGTGGCCGTTCTTACGCGTTCCCGAACATCGTGTACCAGTTCAACAATGGGCGAGGACTTTCCCGACATAACAATTGACGGGCTTTTCAAGTGGCTCGAGACGATACACGCGGAATGCGCGGCAGTCCCCCTTCTTCCCTTTACCCTGGTGAAAGCGCTTCCGAGCGCGGAAAGAAGGTGGCTCGTAACCCGGATAGCCAGAGATACTTTCGAGAAGGCAGGCGTATACGCCGTGTTCTCCGACCTAGACGCGCATCGACACACCTTCTTGCTGCAACAATTTTCCACCTATCATGTTTgtaatcgatattttttttccccgttataaaaattaatgtgtaaCGAAACACTCCTTCCTAGAGTTTTGATACGTACAACGGTTCGCACGCTTTTTCTATTAAATGTGCTTATAATGTCATTTTCTCATGTCATTTTCTCTTCTTATTCCAAATTTGCAATGTAAACATGTCTGTTTCAAAGGTCTCCATATTCGTTTATAAGTActtgaattatataaaactcattttactttttttaattttttaaaagctatttaataaaattttttaaaataaaataaataagccaTATAAACACGGAAGATGGACGAAAAATTATCGATgacaaaaattctatttttaaaaactctgttgtagtttttaaaaaatataaaataaattaaatggacTTTATTCAGTTTATTCAGTTTACATTGTTGCGATACTTtactacaataataaaaaaaaaaaacaacttaatTTGATCTGTTTTTAATTCGCGAATCTCGATCTCTGTTTCgctaacaattttttatcgtCAAGAAAGTTTAACagaacaagaaaattttaattcaatttggaTACGGTCAATCTGGCACACTAATGCATCAACATAAAATTAAGACAAGCGCTTGCAGTGCGGAAAATACGTACTCTAAGGTAGTTGAGAGTGAAGTTGGACATGCCCTGCCTGGTGATGTTTTTGCTAATCTGCTCGAGCATCGTCGGATCCTGCTGCATACTGACAACACTCCTCGGTACCAACTCCCGATGCGTCCTCACCGACATATGCCACGACTTTATCCTCATGAGGTCGTCGAAGGTGAACTCCAATATTAACCTACCCTCCGTTAACACCTAAAATAAGTTTCGGATGACAATATCCGCTCTTGCTATTTTGAGGACGCTTGATTTCGCGCATCGCCCTAAGAGAGAGTTCGCAGAACTTAAAGCTTCTTGCTAAGAAACAGTTTTacccgagggggaattcacaacccaaaattttgtacaccaatgccgatttttggcattgctgtaaaacactgccgacatttttgtacactgccgacaatgcttattgttagtcaatgcctacaatgccgtcaatcctatattaaaattaaggcaatgccatgcaattatgaacactaccgcgtgcccattatcatacgccaatgcctgcacaagaattctaaagctttcccgaagtattcaaaaatttttgtgctcaaccccatgatcgactctgaagtgagctcaccactccccaaccactgacgacaatgccgtcaatattataggtcactgcttacttttttcggcagtccactgccgaaattttgtacaccaatgccggctgtgaatttcccctcggtttTACCGAAATTACGAAGATCCAATTAAACTTTAATCCTCCCTATCTTTATgatatctctctttttttcttcaagaaaaGAACAATCGACTTTTCCAATTGTGTCAACTCAGAATATGGCGCGCACACACAACAGTCCTTATAGCAATataatctatttataaaaagtaatttctaaataaaatatacgttctacaataataacttttttgtgaCCATTACTTACTTAAAGTATCATAAAATATCGCTTATTTGCTACAATAGaactaaaaaagttttttttagttctaaaaGTTTTGAATcactaaaattttgtaatattatttttagatacgattttattattaatatattacaacagattataaaaaaataaaagtatcattaacTCTTCACTTAATGTATTGAGTTTTcatcagaattatttttttgcaattaaagaATGACGATCTTTTAGTTGtgctactctctaaatctgaatcagtgaaattttattgatttgcagtgctatTATTTGTAACTATGATCATCAATGACTATTTACTGCCTTTCAGTGAATATACACTAATTCTAATTTACAGAGTATTATTATAGCAAATAAGCCATACATATCACgactatttttttcaatctattTTTAAGCATTCTTGTAATTTTCGTTTATGGCGATCGTGGCGCAGATTTGTGCATTTGCTTCTTATGCTAAAGACCCAAGTTCAAATTCGATCGAAAACAGATTCTGTAATTAGAGCTTGACCATGAGGCAAGTATAGGCAAGATTCtgcgatagagagagagaggaatatACTAGCTCTATTtgattctctttctcttttatttcttcttcttcttctaaaaTGGATTTTATTCGATCGCCATCTATCAGAAGGCAATGGTAAATCTCCGAGAAGTATCTTGCATAAAAAGTACTTCTCTAATAATCCGTTAAAATTATGTACCGGCATAATTAACTGTAATAATCCAGTATatctgtataaattattaaaaaaaaagactacaGAAATATACGCAGAGTGGGTCATTACGTTTTTAACTAGAAACTCTAAGGATAATAAgttattttcttttagtttaGATAGAGAAAACaactacaaaaatattgataatctGAAACGTAATTCACTTCTTTACTACAAGTTCGATCAATTCTGCAAAACGTTTGTACCTTGGTGTACATCGGCTTTCCGTATTGCGTGACCATAGTGCACTGATCGCAGTCGAGAGTGATGCTGGTGTTGTGGAACGACTCTTTCTGGTTCTTCATGGTGTAGTACAGTTCCGTTACACCGCCATCGAATATCGAACGAAAGTACCTAGGTATTAACGTCCTTCCTATCGCTGAAAAGATAAAGATGGAAACAATTATATGTGtctaaagaaagaaagagagaaataaatataacaaacacTTGACAAGAGATGCAGGGGATAACAAATCGAACGATAGGTCTATCTTAAATTGATCGATATTgctttatattgatttatatcaAAGGCAAATATAATGCTAAGTAAAACATATTGTTACGTTTATTTCCAATGTTTAATTTGACAACAAACTCTCTTGTCAATGTGTAATCAATGTTGTCAATCGCAATTGTGTtgcaaaaaatgaataaattttattaagaaacaacgtaaatgtaaatgtaacgGAAAAAGCAACACacgaatataaaatctttttttcatgtttaattaCAAGACGCATTTCGCATCATCGAGCGTCGTTCCGGACGCATCTTACCGCGCGAATGGCGGATGCCCCATCGTTTATACCCGGATAACGACGACATGCATCCGCACGACATGTAATCACGTTGTCGTCGTATATTTTCGAGACGGTGTGCGGAACAGACATTAAAATCCACCGACTGCAAGATTGCCGCGCGGTGGCACGTCATTATTTAGAACAGAGGCAGTACTACATGAGTTCGCCGGCGATTAAGTATCGGTGACGATGTGTAAACGTGATATCGTAAAGATGTAAGAAATTATCTCGCGCTGACAAGATCGATTACACGTAGGAGAAATTTTATTCGAGAATTCATCACATTGCTCTCGAACAGATATTTTGCTTGCAATTCAATCGTTCTTGCATCTTATTTGCATTTTCTTCTTTCACGAAAATAAAGATGCCTTGCTCGTCTACACTAGATTATTTGCATTGGCAGATCCATCGATTGGATATAGTTACGTTGAAAGAAATCAACTtcttattgattaaaaataaaatttaataaatgtgtttattatgtataacatatttttaatttttcatttcttttgaCTCGAGAATTCACATCGCCGCACAAATATCCGAAATAAATACGATCAAATAACGATGATACTCACAATATCTCTTCGGACCGTCTTCCAAGCAGACGTGGAGGGTGAGAGTGGCGTCGTCTTCGAAGAATTCGCTCGCGAAGGAGTCCCACCAGACGTTGTCGCTGTCCTGAATGTAACAGATAAATGGAGAAAGGATTAGCTTGTGTGTGATGAGAGAATCTTACAAACTTAGACATTGACTGATATCAAGATAGGCGCGCCGAAGATTATTATCGCTTCGATTTATTTCGCGAGTTGTGAATCAAAAATGATCGTGGATAATGAACGATTAAGGATTAGACAGAGGATATTAGACCTAAGTGCGACACAAAATgaaaaggagagaagagaaTGAAGAGGCACTTGCTCCCCTTCACAGAATCTCATAGAAAAGGCAAAGATGAGAggaagaacgagagagagagagagagagagagagagagagagagagagagcttgtACCTCAATGCTGAATAACGCATGACTGTCTGGCTTGAAATTATAGCATTCCACCCCCTCCCAGTCGTAGGAACTACCCCTTGGCTCTGTTCGCCACGCTTTCATTCAATTATGCATCCACCACTATCTCCCTCGCGTCTCCCTGCTTGGTCTGCCTACAACCCCGCGGGCACTCCTCTTGTTATTATTTTCCCGCGTGTGGTTTGGTCTCTCGTCGGCTTTTCTTACGCGCGAAAAACTGCCGTCATCAGTCGCTTTTGTCGACGACCACGATTCCGAGGAAGGTTGCGAGCACCGCAAATTGTATCGCGATCGGTCGAGATTAATCGTTCGACGAATAACGAATCGAGAATCCTTTGGATGCGCAATCCAATTTCTATTAAATCCAATTGCATTGCGCATAATacaatttagaataatattcATCCATTTATAATTAAGTGAAATTCTTAGTAAAACGATATTTCTCCAATATGGCACACAAGAAAATCCTTCAGCGTTATACCACAAGATAATTTGCATTCCCAAACTGCAATAAGGATATAGATCGGAATGTGAAATTtccacgttttatttttttatgtagataaaatattcaataccgtagaagaaaaataaaaaataaataatttatatgattatttcCGGTAATGTTATatcattttgtaattattaagtattacattagcaaattattttatttacgacCGACTGCTATCAACCTTTGGTTGGCAAAAACGGAGGAAGTGTCCGTTGCACCGAAATGAATCAATTGTGACCAAAGGTCGAGCgattataagtaaataaaaacaaacgCGCGCCGCGCGAGCATTCCTTCCCCTTCCCTTAACGCGATCTCGAGTGTCGTCGCGTTGTTATTTACACTTGATTGTATGGTCGCACGCTTTACTCCGCACGGGCGTACATACACCCTGAAGTCCGCTGCATACTAAAGTACGAGCGCGTCGCGAAAGAGTATAAACAGCATAAATATTTCGGATCGAAGCATCTCGATTATTTACTGTGTCAAGAAAAGTTGCATCAACCAACAAGATGTTCGTAGATCAGATTTTTTAACTACGCGGTCTTTGCGCACTTATCGATGTGTGTATTTATCGATGCGGAGCGTGCGACTAATCGATTTTGTTgttaaagttaaagttaacCTAACATCGAATCGTCAGTCGCCCCCCGAGTACCGGCACGGTCGCGTCCGACATCCGTTATTGATCGTGGATCGAGAAGATAATTCGCCGATAGGAGATTCGAGCGATCCCAAGATCGCGAGTCCATGGATCTTCCCAAAGATGCTCCGATGCCGTGGACGGTAGTCAGTCCTCGCGCGAAACGAAACGAGTGTCGCGGAGTGTCGCGGAGTGTCGCGTTTCGGTGATTGCGTCGTGTGTGAGGGAGATGGATGTTTCGACGGATAAAGGACGGAAAGGACGCGGTATCGAAGGTGCGCGGGGAAAGCACGAAAGATGAGAGAGGTTAGTGTGGTGAAAAGTACTTGGAAGTGCCTCTAACGGTGTAACGACTTGGCGAAAACTCCGAGGTGCCTACGCAACGCGCGGCAAGTAGTAATGGTGGGCGGAGGGAGCAACGTCTTTTCTCGCCCGATTTCCGAGGATCTTCCGATGCCGTGGAAGTGGTCGCGGACGACGATCGCGTTCTAGTGAAACGAAACGGGCGTTGCCGTTGTGGACGACGATCGCGTCCTGGCGAAATAAAACAAGTGTCGCGGAGTGCTGCGTTTTGGCGGGAATTGCGTCGCGTTTCGGTGGGAAGTGacttatgtgtgtgtgtgtgatatgAATGTAGTGTTTCGACACGTAGGAAAAAAAGGCGTGTGTCGAAAGGTGCGTGGTGAAAAGTGTATATCAAAAGCAAAGTGAGAAATGTGATGTGATGAAAAGTGTTTGGAAATGCTTGCAATGGATTAACGACTTGGAGAAAACTCCAAGATGTTACGTGGACGCACGGCGAGCAGTAACAGCGGATGAGAGGAGCaaagtatttttttccaatttccgGGCGTGGTCATCGAAAAGTAAGTCGTAATACAAAGTCTACCTACTTTGATGTAAGAATTCCTCGCGATTTAcggcaaataaaatatattggaGTAGATTAGAGATTAGATAGGTAAAATTATGCGAAGAATTTcctctaaaatttattttcaaaatcgagTTTTAAATGGTAGTCGTGGAATATCGTGGACTTggcgaattttattatttttacttttagtaaaattgggttaaattttaataaaatataattaagctACTCTATTatatagaataatttaaaattttactaaagttCTTAAGAAaagattattacaaaatagtattataaaaatggcTATAGCATCTGATAAAAAAAACTagtctttcataaaaaaatatttccaaactATCGTCACTcgagaaacaattttttctactCTTTCTCTCCATTCTTTGTTTGTCattattgtaagaaaatttagaattttttcttaaaaaaaattctaaaagttctaaaaattttctttctttacttaataattttatacgattgatttgttttatctatttatCCATTTGTCCACTTTCAAGAGTTCTCAAAAATAagtttaactttttcaaacattattttCGCCAAGGTCCTTTGTTCCACGAAGGCAAAATATATGTTAGATCAGGGAATTATAaaagtcaataaaattttttaacatatttttatcaattacaaCAGCTACGTTACTTACATCCGTTGCCAAAGGTATATCTCGTTTAGAATTATGtttatctatttttcttttccttcactGTGTTAAAACTAGATAcgttaaagattaatttagtaattttataagaaaaatccCTAATCACATAATGC
The Solenopsis invicta isolate M01_SB chromosome 16, UNIL_Sinv_3.0, whole genome shotgun sequence genome window above contains:
- the LOC113003858 gene encoding glutenin, high molecular weight subunit DX5; translation: MTGRLSSHVGMLPTLACQPGGLPAVAPPGHHHPEQHPQLGHVAAAAAAAAAAAASMGMESSELMAVAHYQAQQLQRQLLAEQSGPGTTMLPPTSAQSTGGGLMQPQGLQGQQQQQQQQQQPGQLQPGQDPLQSLVQQLLCLQQIEYFLAQRGHK
- the LOC105193854 gene encoding uncharacterized protein LOC105193854 isoform X3 codes for the protein MPAVSVAQRPPGGIPLHAGVPVAPSSVTAPGPSGRCLGGPAAPPAGSPPLPPSLQSLGGGIVVANSSSNSNVNPNHHHHHHHHHHQHHHHHNNHNHHHSISNNNNALGVGVGVGGGVVNSSNAVNNNHHLGNNNALVGINTTSGATNPLQAMASAAASLTQLNNMANGPLPPLAGTGPGGPPSLPPPQPATTPTHGGPPTPHGGVSAAPHLNGASPSPHPMPPHGMMSGSPHTPHPHMGGGGPSPHPHHPGPHMGVGSPHHPAAPPPHPGMGPAGMMGPAGMQPQAAPGMCGPGPTGPMGPHAHPQGPAAGVPGQPHLHNDPFFNCQPFPSHYYNRRHTPFGISQPDYRIHELNKRLSQRTEDSDNVWWDSFASEFFEDDATLTLHVCLEDGPKRYSIGRTLIPRYFRSIFDGGVTELYYTMKNQKESFHNTSITLDCDQCTMVTQYGKPMYTKVLTEGRLILEFTFDDLMRIKSWHMSVRTHRELVPRSVVSMQQDPTMLEQISKNITRQGMSNFTLNYLRLCVILEPMQELMSRHKAYALSPRDCLKTTLFQKWQRIVAPPGKRESQRPASKRRKRKGSTSGPGNNAPPAPSKKRSPGPNFSLASQDVMVVGEPSLMGGEFGDEDERLITRLENTQYDAANNLDPHSHDASGGPPPHPHQFHSEPTPGNSWPPDRGPGPPQGGPGSQILKQFLTSEFGVRCHYSVDFSEKLKMIVVEKKIKEKNNKV
- the LOC105193854 gene encoding uncharacterized protein LOC105193854 isoform X1, with protein sequence MPAVSVAQRPPGGIPLHAGVPVAPSSVTAPGPSGRCLGGPAAPPAGSPPLPPSLQSLGGGIVVANSSSNSNVNPNHHHHHHHHHHQHHHHHNNHNHHHSISNNNNALGVGVGVGGGVVNSSNAVNNNHHLGNNNALVGINTTSGATNPLQAMASAAASLTQLNNMANGPLPPLAGTGPGGPPSLPPPQPATTPTHGGPPTPHGGVSAAPHLNGASPSPHPMPPHGMMSGSPHTPHPHMGGGGPSPHPHHPGPHMGVGSPHHPAAPPPHPGMGPAGMMGPAGMQPQAAPGMCGPGPTGPMGPHAHPQGPAAGVPGQPHLHNDPFFNCQPFPSHYYNRSLPVPRRHTPFGISQPDYRIHELNKRLSQRTEDSDNVWWDSFASEFFEDDATLTLHVCLEDGPKRYSIGRTLIPRYFRSIFDGGVTELYYTMKNQKESFHNTSITLDCDQCTMVTQYGKPMYTKVLTEGRLILEFTFDDLMRIKSWHMSVRTHRELVPRSVVSMQQDPTMLEQISKNITRQGMSNFTLNYLRLCVILEPMQELMSRHKAYALSPRDCLKTTLFQKWQRIVAPPGKRESQRPASKRRKRKGSTSGPGNNAPPAPSKKRSPGPNFSLASQDVMVVGEPSLMGGEFGDEDERLITRLENTQYDAANNLDPHSHDASGGPPPHPHQFHSEPTPGNSWPPDRGPGPPQGGPGSQILKQFLTSEFGVRCHYSVDFSEKLKMIVVEKKIKEKNNKV